A genome region from Mastacembelus armatus chromosome 8, fMasArm1.2, whole genome shotgun sequence includes the following:
- the LOC113140854 gene encoding GTPase IMAP family member 4-like, which produces MDNPNETTTEAPGKAEKQGEEVTKKPGKKESEKPELRILLWGRTDHGRSTLGNAILGTNCFQTDQAASSVTNVCAIEKKEFDGQTLAIVDTPGLFRTETDEKEMMKDILHIVMSVYPGPHVILLVLKYDQFTYEDRKALEIFKKVYPDAAAYTIAVVTHADQSISEADAKTFLQSKEPLKEFAQNFCLFKINYQNAQLKGEQQQIKDLLKMIITVAKKPKYCRSELINKSKDVFEKAMKRPDVNTSTKLVDFISHFLSNEVPALKHFFDVLESVAYNCIKANS; this is translated from the exons ATGGACAACCCCAATG AAACAACCACTGAGGCCCCTGGTAAAgcagagaaacagggagaggaGGTGACTAAGAAGCCTGGAAAAAAAG AGTCAGAGAAACCTGAGCTGAGGATTCTGCTCTGGGGACGGACTGATCATGGGAGAAGTACATTAGGAAATGCCATCCTTGGGACAAACTGTTTTCAAACTGACCAGGCTGCTTCATCTGTGACAAATGTATGCGCGATTGAGAAAAAAGAGTTTGATGGACAAACTCTGGCCATTGTTGATACCCCAGGTTTGTTTCGCACCGAAACAGATGAGAAAGAGATGATGAAAGATATCCTACATATCGTCATGTCAGTTTATCCCGGTCCTCATGTGATCCTGTTGGTTCTGAAGTATGACCAGTTCACATATGAAGATCGTAAAGCACTGGAAATCTTCAAAAAGGTTTACCCCGATGCAGCAGCTTACACCATCGCTGTGGTCACTCATGCAGATCAATCAATCAGTGAGGCCGATGCTAAAACGTTTCTCCAGAGCAAAGAACCTCTCAAAGAGTTTGCCCAAAACTTCTGTCTATTTAAGATAAATTATCAAAATGCACAACTGAAaggagaacaacaacaaattaagGACCTGTTGAAGATGATCATAACGGTTGCCAAAAAACCAAAATATTGCAGGAGTGAATTGATTAACAAAAGTAAAGATGTCTTTGAGAAAGCAATGAAAAGACCCGATGTAAACACGTCTACAAAGCTGGTGGATTTCATATCTCATTTTCTATCTAATGAAGTGcctgctttaaaacatttttttgatgttttggaAAGTGTGGCATACAACTGCATTAAAGCTAACTCTTAA